A genomic segment from Thermostichus lividus PCC 6715 encodes:
- the rpmH gene encoding 50S ribosomal protein L34 produces the protein MTQRTLGGTVRKRKRTSGFRARMRTKSGQNVIKARRRKGRARLAV, from the coding sequence ATGACTCAACGTACACTGGGCGGCACTGTCCGCAAACGCAAACGCACCTCTGGGTTCCGTGCTCGCATGCGCACCAAATCGGGTCAAAACGTCATTAAAGCACGGCGGCGCAAGGGACGGGCACGGCTAGCGGTCTAG